In Papaver somniferum cultivar HN1 chromosome 1, ASM357369v1, whole genome shotgun sequence, a genomic segment contains:
- the LOC113351479 gene encoding uncharacterized protein LOC113351479, with product MAKTGLENLIKKVLEKQHAATQPILVNINESEPVDNEVAACSPTPMGDHDDASFSEATKTSRISTPAKSLENLTLSNRFETGTEETDEVVIETDDEVVDTVDQVSTTTSKAAEDDARNLELLAKKEQDDHVITNEVNGERGNIWVFWRNSLARPNVLSSSKQAITLDFSGDYITAVHASFDAVARRSLWRQMGLGFISISWLVLGDFNCVLRLDEKKGGRPIKEIYMNEFRCWISDNGLVEADAIGKKYTWPNCRSGIHRIVSKHDRVVINDAWYDKYANWRCKAMPRVCSDHSPLFGFAFDSPRTNRAPFRIQKMWLSHPSFLDFVKESWSVRMDGAPPFVFTSKLKRLKEAMKIWNRTVFGDVQFRLKQAELNLDKENDILDQNVGCELQFLKVADARKDVDEVRTELAVMLKQKSRTNWLEDGDQNTRFFHNIICMRRSQNTITELKISTNSTLILQDEIKDYIVDHYRAKFNGGGCILIQSCLI from the exons ATGGCTAAGACAGGGCTAGAGAATTTGATAAAGAAGGTTTTAGAAAAGCAACATGCCGCAACTCAACCAATTTTGGTTAATATCAACGAAAGTGAACCTGTAGATAATGAGGTAGCAGCTTGTTCTCCAACTCCTATGGGTGATCATGATGATGCTAGTTTTAGTGAGGCCACTAAAACTTCAAGAATATCTACTCCGGCTAAATCTTTAGAGAACTTAACgctttctaatagatttgaaactgggaccGAAGAGACTGATGAGGTAGTTAttgaaactgatgatgaagttGTGGATACGGTGGATCAGGTATCAACAACTACTTCCAAGGCAGCAGAAGATGATGCAAGAAATTTGGAATTACttgctaaaaaagaacaagatgatc atgttattactaATGAGGTGAATGGTGAGAGAGGTAACATTTGGGTGTTTTGGAGGAATTCTCTGGCAAGGCCGAatgttttatcctcttcaaaacaagctatcactttggatttttctggtgATTATATCACGGCAGTTCATGCTTCTTTTGACGCGGTGGCAAGGAGATCTCTTTGGCGTCAAATGGGGTTGGGATTTATATCTATTTCGTGGTTGGTGTTGGGGGATTTTAATTGCGTTTTGCGTTTGGACGAAAAGAAGGGTGGTAGGCCGATTAAAGAaatttatatgaatgagtttCGATGTTGGAtatctgacaatggtttggtggaagcggatgctattgggaagaaatatACTTGGCCTAATTGTCGGAGTGGAATACATAGAATCgtttctaaacatgatagggTTGTTATAAACGATGCTTGGTATGATAAGTACGCTAACTGGAGGTGTAAAGCTATGCCAAGAGTTTGCTCTGATCATTCCCCTCtgtttggttttgcttttgacaGTCCAAGGACGAATAGggctccttttagaattcagaaaaTGTGGCTTTCTCATCCATCTTTTTTGGATTTTGTAAAGGAAAGTTGGAGTGTTAGGATGGAtggtgcgcctccttttgttTTCACTTCTAAGTTGAAGAGACTGAAGGAAGCCatgaagatttggaatagaactGTGTTTGGGGATGTTCAGTTTCGTTTAAAgcaagcggaattgaatcttgataaggagaatgatattctGGATCAAAATGTTGGGTGTGAGTTACAATTTTTGAAGGTTGCCGATGCTAGAAAGGATGTTGATGAGGTGCGAACTGAGTTGGCAGTTATGCTTaaacaaaaatcgagaactaaTTGGTTGGAAGATGGTGATCAAAATACTCGATTTTTCCACAACATCATATGCATGAGGAGAAGCCAAAACACAATCACTGAattgaagatttctactaactctactttgattTTGCAGGATGAAATTAAGGATTACATTGTTGATCACTACCGTGCAAAATTCAATGGTGGAGGGTGCATATTGATCCAAAGTTGTTTGATATGA
- the LOC113351487 gene encoding uncharacterized protein LOC113351487 has protein sequence MDFWDEDTIFRMSRGIGKPVSVDPRTLRHEYGYFAAALIDIDFSQPLGRILIDGEENKEIFVQDYEILNMPIFCDYCKSIGHKKSDCRTKKYDDLKDKVDEETDPEIKKSIEADMDDLKNFWQKERIPKHDGKKNMPEDPPLQPIIEKDQTNKPGDDPKTMKNLSILEIATGKHTIFPENSASNGEKSGEEGKRSETHNDGASMSMAHNDGASLSEARNDGASHSVQRNDGANDDGASHPEKHNDGAKPILRNDGEEIAENMRDNFRKEDDANLEMQEMKAYKNYEAMKEAARQREVDAEVATIQQ, from the coding sequence ATGGATTTTTGGGATGAAGATACGATTTTTCGAATGTCTAGAGGGATTGGAAAGCCGGTTTCTGTCGATCCAAGAACTCTGCGTCATGAATATGGCTACTTTGCTGCTGCTTTGATTGATATAGATTTCTCGCAACCTTTAGGAAGGATTCTGATAGATGGTGAAGAGAACAAAGAAATTTTTGTTCAAGATTACGAAATTTTAAACATGCCAATTTTTTGCGATTATTGCAAATCTATCGGCCATAAGAAATCCgattgtagaacaaaaaagtaTGATGATTTGAAAGACAAAGTTGATGAAGAAACTGATCCTGAGATCAAAAAATCAATTGAAGCCGATATGGATGACCTTAAGAATTTCtggcaaaaagaaagaattcctaAACATGATGGAAAGAAGAACATGCCAGAAGATCCACCGCTGCAACCAATTATTGAGAAGGATCAAACAAACAAACCTGGTGATGATCCTAAAACAATGAAGAACCTATCAATCCTTGAGATTGCTACTGGAAAACATACCATTTTCCCTGAGAATAGTGCTAGTAATGGTGAGAAATCGGGTGAAGAAGGTAAAAGATCAGAGACGCACAATGATGGTGCGTCAATGTCCATGGCGCACAATGATGGTGCGTCACTGTCTGAGGCGCGCAATGATGGTGCTTCCCATTCTGTGCAGCGCAATGATGGTGCCAATGATGATGGTGCGTCTCATCCTGagaagcacaatgatggtgcgaAACCAATTTTGCGCAATGATGGTGAGGAAATTGCGGAAAATATGCGGGATAATTTTCGCAAGGAGGATGATGCTAATCTTGAGATGCAAGAGATGAAAGCTTATAAGAATTATGAGGCTATGAAAGAGGCGGCACGACAACGAGAAGTTGATGCTGAGGTTGCTACAATTCAACAATAG